A genome region from Euphorbia lathyris chromosome 4, ddEupLath1.1, whole genome shotgun sequence includes the following:
- the LOC136225513 gene encoding protein trichome birefringence-like 13, with translation MRRSSLFDMAVRDPAKKIPLFPLISLLCFASIFFILSLSRRASLSPQNIQLQTNHFSTKPTATSGSCDYAHGSWIYDPNRSSEKYDNTCKEIFKGWNCIANNKSNAREIVKWRWQPKDCDLPPFDPLRFLETYRNTKIGFVGDSLNRNMFVSLFCILKRASSGVKKWRPAGADRGFTFLDYNLTIAYHRTNLLARYGRWSANANGGELESLGYKEGYRVDVDIPEGTWANAPSFHDILIFNTGHWWWAPSKFDPIKSPMLFFERGQPVIPPIPPDVGLDKVLKNMMLFVEERMHLGGIKFFRTQSPRHFEGGDWNQGGSCPRQQPLFSEKVEELFSLRNNGTNVETRLVNQHLFKAVEGSKFHMLDITSMSEFRADAHPSSAGGKRHDDCMHWCLPGITDTWNDLFVMHLNSIKFRD, from the exons ATGCGCCGATCTTCATTGTTCGACATGGCCGTTAGAGATCCGGCCAAGAAAATACCACTCTTTCCCTTAATCTCTCTTCTCTGTTTCGCTTCCATTTTCTTCATCCTCTCTCTTTCAAGAAGAGCTTCACTCTCTCCCCAAAACATTCAGCTTCAAACCAATCATTTCTCAACTAAACCGACTGCAACGTCCGGATCCTGCGATTACGCCCACGGGTCCTGGATTTACGACCCGAATCGGAGCTCCGAGAAGTATGATAACACTTGCAAGGAGATTTTCAAGGGATGGAACTGTATTGCCAACAACAAATCCAATGCCAGAGAAATTGTCAAGTGGCGGTGGCAGCCTAAGGACTGCGATCTTCCACCTTTTGATCCGTTGCGGTTCCTGGAGACTTACAGGAACAccaaaattg GATTTGTTGGTGATTCTTTGAATAGGAATATGTTTGTCTCTCTCTTTTGCATATTGAAACGAGCCTCAAGTGGAGTGAAAAAGTGGCGACCTGCTGGGGCTGATCGTGGGTTTACATTTCTTGACTATAACCTTACTATTGCATACCATCGAACAAATCTTTTGGCGCGTTATGGTAG GTGGTCAGCTAATGCTAATGGTGGTGAGTTAGAATCTCTTGGATATAAAGAGGGCTATAGAGTTGATGTCGACATTCCAGAAGGCACATGGGCAAATGCTCCCAGCTTCCATGATATTCTAATCTTTAATACTGGACACTG gTGGTGGGCTCCTTCAAAATTTGACCCTATCAAGTCACCCATGCTTTTCTTTGAGAGGGGCCAGCCTGTGATTCCACCGATACCTCCTGATGTAGGCCTGGACAAGGTTTTAAAAAACATG ATGCTGTTTGTTGAGGAAAGGATGCATCTTGGTGGAATAAAGTTCTTCCGAACGCAATCACCGAGACACTTTGAAGGAGGTGATTGGAACCAGGGTGGTTCTTGTCCGCGGCAACAACCTTTGTTTTCTGAGAAA GTTGAAGAACTTTTCTCTCTACGAAACAATGGAACGAATGTGGAAACGCGTCTGGTGAACCAGCACCTCTTCAAGGCCGTTGAGGGGTCGAAATTCCATATGTTGGATATAACCTCCATGAGTGAGTTCAGAGCAGATGCTCATCCATCCTCAGCTGGTGGGAAGAGGCATGATGACTGCATGCATTGGTGCTTACCAGGAATTACTGATACTTGGAATGACTTGTTCGTAATGCACCTAAATAGTATCAAGTTTAGGGACTGA
- the LOC136227434 gene encoding probable pectin methylesterase CGR3 isoform X2 gives MSRRPVNPARRLGDGGGIPFIGSVQSKSRSSPLLSICLVIGAILLLVYCYGGSSGGHISEREALSKADGGASCTVEVQRAIPVLKKAYGDSMRKVLHVGPETCSVVSKLLKEEDTEAWGVEPYELDDVDADCRRLVRKGFVRVADIKFPLPYRAKSFSLVIISDALDYLSPRYLNKTLPELARVSTDGFIIFSGLPGLHKAKTTELSKFGRPAKYRSSTWWIKYFLQNSLEDNEVISKKFEQALLKKSYKPACQVFHLKSYR, from the exons ATGTCAAGGAGGCCGGTAAATCCTGCTAGACGGTTAGGTGATGGCGGAGGCATCCCTTTTATTGGATCCGTGCAGTCAAAATCACGTTCATCGCCTTTGTTGTCTATTTGCCTAGTGATT ggTGCAATTCTTCTGCTTGTCTACTGCTATGGTGGGTCATCAG GTGGACATATTAGTGAAAGAGAAGCTTTGAGTAAGGCTGATG GTGGTGCCTCATGCACAGTAGAAGTTCAAAGAGCAATACCTGTTCTGAAGAAGGCTTATGGTGACAGCATGCGTAAAGTATTGCACGTAGGCCCTGAGACCTGTTCTGTTGTATCAAAGTTATTGAAAGAAGAAGATACTGAAGCCTGGGGTGTAGAACCGTATGAATTGGATGATGTGGATGCCGACTGCAGGAGACTTGTCCGCAAAGGGTTCGTGCGTGTGGCTGATATCAAGTTTCCCCTGCCTTACCGGGCAAAGTCATTTTCTCTTGTTATAATTTCAGATGCATTGGATTACTTATCTCCAAGATATCTCAACAAAACTCTTCCAGAATTGGCAAGGGTGTCTACTGATGGTTTCATAATATTTTCTG GCTTACCAGGTTTGCATAAAGCAAAAACTACAGAGTTATCTAAGTTTGGTCGCCCG GCCAAGTATAGGAGTTCAACATGGTGGATAAAGTACTTCCTTCAGAATAGCTTAGAAGATAATGAAGTAATTTCAAAGAAGTTTGAACAAGCTTTGTTAAAGAAGTCCTATAAACCAGCCTGCCAAGTTTTCCATCTCAAGTCATATCGTTGA
- the LOC136227434 gene encoding probable pectin methylesterase CGR3 isoform X1 — translation MSRRPVNPARRLGDGGGIPFIGSVQSKSRSSPLLSICLVIVGAILLLVYCYGGSSGGHISEREALSKADGGASCTVEVQRAIPVLKKAYGDSMRKVLHVGPETCSVVSKLLKEEDTEAWGVEPYELDDVDADCRRLVRKGFVRVADIKFPLPYRAKSFSLVIISDALDYLSPRYLNKTLPELARVSTDGFIIFSGLPGLHKAKTTELSKFGRPAKYRSSTWWIKYFLQNSLEDNEVISKKFEQALLKKSYKPACQVFHLKSYR, via the exons ATGTCAAGGAGGCCGGTAAATCCTGCTAGACGGTTAGGTGATGGCGGAGGCATCCCTTTTATTGGATCCGTGCAGTCAAAATCACGTTCATCGCCTTTGTTGTCTATTTGCCTAGTGATTGTG ggTGCAATTCTTCTGCTTGTCTACTGCTATGGTGGGTCATCAG GTGGACATATTAGTGAAAGAGAAGCTTTGAGTAAGGCTGATG GTGGTGCCTCATGCACAGTAGAAGTTCAAAGAGCAATACCTGTTCTGAAGAAGGCTTATGGTGACAGCATGCGTAAAGTATTGCACGTAGGCCCTGAGACCTGTTCTGTTGTATCAAAGTTATTGAAAGAAGAAGATACTGAAGCCTGGGGTGTAGAACCGTATGAATTGGATGATGTGGATGCCGACTGCAGGAGACTTGTCCGCAAAGGGTTCGTGCGTGTGGCTGATATCAAGTTTCCCCTGCCTTACCGGGCAAAGTCATTTTCTCTTGTTATAATTTCAGATGCATTGGATTACTTATCTCCAAGATATCTCAACAAAACTCTTCCAGAATTGGCAAGGGTGTCTACTGATGGTTTCATAATATTTTCTG GCTTACCAGGTTTGCATAAAGCAAAAACTACAGAGTTATCTAAGTTTGGTCGCCCG GCCAAGTATAGGAGTTCAACATGGTGGATAAAGTACTTCCTTCAGAATAGCTTAGAAGATAATGAAGTAATTTCAAAGAAGTTTGAACAAGCTTTGTTAAAGAAGTCCTATAAACCAGCCTGCCAAGTTTTCCATCTCAAGTCATATCGTTGA